AACTTCCTTGAGCCATCCGTCAACATCAACCTTGAGGATTTCTGGAAGTGTCTTCTTGTAGCAGTCAGCAAGACCGTCAGTGTTGAGGGCACCTTCTTTTGGCATAAATCCGATAGGTGTTTCAACTGCATTGTCTTTTCCGTCACAGCGGTCGAAGATCCATGCAAGAACGCGGCTGTTGTCACCGTATCCAGGCCACATGAATCCACCAGGGAGATCCTTGTTGTTTTCGTCCTTGCGGAACCAGTTAACGTAGAAGATCTTTGGAAGTTTGTCCTGATCAGCTTTTGCACCTACTTCAATCCAGTGTGCAAAGTAGTCACCCATGTTGTATCCACAGAATGGGAGGATTGCAAACGGGTCACGGCGGATTTTACCAACTTCTGCAGCATTGATTGTAGAAGCAGCTGTGATTTCTGAACCTACGATAGATCCGAGGAATACACCATGGTTCCAGTTGCGTGCCTGATGTACGAGAGGTACAGTTGAAGGGCGGCGTCCACCAAAGAGGATTGCAGAAATAGGTACACCTTCAGGGCTTTCCCAGTCAGATGCGATACATGGACACTGCTTAGCAGGTGCTGTAAAGCGTGCATTTGGATGAGCAAATTCTTCACCCTTAGGAGACTTGTCCTTTGGAAGTGCATCACGAGTCTGTCCCTTCCAGTCAACAAGCTTGCCCTTTGCAGGATATCCGATACCTTCCCACCAGACATCTCCGTCTTCTGTAAGAGCACAGTTTGTGAAGATTGTGTTCTTTTCTGCAGAAACAAGAGCGTTCTTGTTTGATTCAGCAGATGTTCCCGGTGCAACACCGAAGAATCCTGCTTCCGGGTTGATTGCATAAAGGCGTCCGTCTTTTCCGAACTTCATCCATGCGATATCGTCACCAACTGTTTCTACCTTCCATCCTGGAATTGTAGGAATAAGCATAGCAAGGTTTGTTTTTCCACAAGCAGACGGGAAAGCACCTGTTACGTATTTTACTTCACCCTGTGGGTTTGTAAGCTTAAGGATAAGCATGTGTTCTGCGAGCCAGCCTTCATCACGTGCAATAACTGTAGCGATGCGGAGTGCAAAACATTTTTTTCCGAGAAGAGCGTTTCCGCCGTATCCTGATCCGTAAGACCAGATGAGGTGTTCTTCAGGGAACTGAGAGATATATTTGTGTTCAACGTCAGCGCAAGGCCATACACCGTTGTCTTTTTCTCCGTTGTTAAGTGGCTTACCTACTGAGTGGAGACATGGAACGAAGTCATCTCCGAGGTACTGCCATACTTTTTCTCCGGCACGTGTCATGATGTCCATGTTAAGAACTACGTATTCAGAGTCTGTAAGTTCAATACCGTATTTTGCGATTGGTGAACCGAGTGGTCCCATGCAGAAAGGAATAAGGTACATTGTGCGGCCGTGCATACATCCTGTGTAGAGACCTTTCATTGTAGCCTTAAGTTCTTTTGGATCGATCCAGTGGTTTGTTGGACCTGCATCTTCTTCTTTTACAGATGAAATGAATGTGCGTGATTCAACACGTGCAACATCAGAAGGAAGTGAGCGGAAAAGATAGCTGTGTGCTTTTTTTGCAAGAGGTGTAGCAAGACCAGCATCAACACACTTTTTCATCAAGCGGTCATACTCTTCGTTTGAACCGTCGCAGATTACAACGTTGTCCGGTTCACACATTTTTACGCATTCTTCAACCCAAGCCTTGATTTTTGGGTTTTTGATTTCATCGATAGTTTTAATAGCCATCATGTGCTCCTATAGATATTTGGAAATCCATTGAAACAGTGCTTTTTACAACGTAAGCTTTCTGTTTTCAGCTTAGATTTCTACAGAACTGATTCTAAACTTTTTTTTCTTTCTTTTCAACAGAGCAGGGAAAAATCGGAAAAGCCCGCATTTTTAAGTGAACGTTGAAAATGAATATAATTTATGTTAAATTAGTCTGATATTTGTGATGGGGAACAGATTTCTTTGTAATTTATGGAAGAAAATTGTCTAAAATATAGAAAAGTTCTTAAACGTTACAATTCTCAGATGCTTCTTGCTGCAGAAAAAACTTTTAGTGCAAGTACTGTTTCTAATGTTACATTAAAACACATTGTCTGCCATGCAGTGTCTCCTGTTCTTTTTGATTATGTGTACTGGATGCTTTGTGAAGCACGCAACAAAAAAATAGAGCGCCTTTATTTTTTTGCCCGGGATGGTTTTATACTTTATAAAATTGCACTTTTAATTGTAAAAAAACTGAAGCTGAATGTTGACTGCCGGTATTTGTATATTTCCAGATTTGCATCACGAATACCGCTTTATCATTTCTCGCTGGAAACGGCTTTTGATTTTATATGTGAGAAAAAAATTTTTAATTCGTTACGTACGGTTATTCAAAATATTACGCTGGATAAAAATGAATTTGAATACATAAGGAAGTTACTTAATATAGAAGAAAATAGACTTGATAAGGAACTGTCTCGTCAGGAACTTGAAGAATTAAAGAAAAGCTTTTTGAAAAATGAAAGTCTTAAAAGCTATATATATTCCCTTTCAGAAAAAGCGTATGAAAGTGCAGTAAAATATTTTGCACAGGAAGGTCTTTATGATAATGTCAGTTTTGCTTTTGCTGATGTGGGCTGGAGAGGAACATTACAGGTTTCGTTGAACAGGCTTCTTTCTAAAAAAATTCCTGCATTTTATTTTGGTCTTTATACGGATGAATTTTTAAAAAAATCATGCAATGATTTATGGGCTGCCTACTATTTTTCTCCAGTAAAGAATTTTGTCAGAAAGCTTCATTTTAATAATTCATTATTTGAATGTTTTTGTACTGCTCCGGATGGAATGACTTCTGGTTACGAGTTTAAGAATGGAAAGTGGATTGCATTATTTGTATCAGAAGGAAATGTAAACTGTAAAAAATGGTTTTTGCAGGAGCAGCTTAATCTTATTGAAGCCTGGACTGAAAATTATCTGTCTCTTGGGATTCCGGATAATCCTTCTGTAAAAATGGACGAGAAACTTCTGTGTGCACTTATGTTCAGACCGGCAAAAAATGAAGCTGAGCTATATGGAAGCTATTTATTTTCAGATGAAACAAATGAAGAAAATCTTATACAGCTTGCACCGGAATATACAGAGAAAGATTTTAAGGCTGTGCTTTTACGTCTTCTGCATAAATCGTTAAAAAGAAAATGCGTTAAATCTTTCTGGAGATACGGTTCAATAGCACGTTCAAAACTTGATTTTTTAAGTAAGTTTGTATTCAGAAGTTATTGTTATGCAGTTTCGGTGTGGACATCTATAAAACAAAAATGAGGATATTATGAATATTGAAACAAAAGAGAAAATTTACAGGTTTCTTGTATCCAGGAATAGGAATATCAATGGGGAGTATTGTACATACAAAAAACAGAATCCGGATTATCATGGACATCCTGTAAGAAATTTTATCAAAATTTTCCGTTTGAATTTTCATTACAGAATTTTGCGGAGTAAGAAGCCTCTGTATTATAAATCTGTAAATGCGGTTCGTCTTCCATATCTGGATGGTTCTGAAAGTGAAGCATTTAAGCGTCAGAATGTAATGCATTTTGCAAAGGGCTTGCTTCAGTATGATGTAATTTCGTTTGATATTTTTGATACTCTCATACTGCGCCCTTTTGCAAAACCGACTGATTTGTTTCTTCTTATAGGACATGCCCTTGAGATTCCGGATTTTTATCAGATAAGAATTAATGCTGAAAAAAAAGTTCGTCAAGAAAAGTTTGAAAAAACAGGAAATTATGAAATAACTATTAGTGATATTTATAAAGTTATTGAGCGGAGAACAGGAATTTCTGCAGATAAAGGAATTCAAACTGAACTTGAATATGAAAAACGCTATTGCTTTGCTAATCCGTATATGAAACGGGTTTACGATATGCTCGTAGAACTTGGAAAAAAGATAATAATAACTTCGGATATGTATATTCCTGGTGAGCAGATGAAAGAAATTCTTACTTCATGCGGTTATACAAATTATGAAAATCTTTATGTTTCCTGTGATTATGGCACAAGTAAGCGTTCTGGCGGATTATATGAAATTGTAAAGTCTGATTATGAAGGAAAAGCAATAGTTCATGTTGGTGATAATTATGCATCTGATATAAATTCTGCAAACGACTGTGGTCTGGATACTCGTTTTTATCGTAACTGTCATGAAATCGGGAATAAATATCGTAGTGAGGGCATGTCTGAAATAATTGGATCTGCTTATGCAGGAATTATTAATACTCATCTTCATAATGGCGATAAGACATATTCCTCTTATTATGAATATGGTTTTATTTATGGCGGACTTTATGTTTTAGGCTACTGTCACTGGATTCATGAAAAATGCAAGAAAGAAGGAATTGAAAAAGTTCTTTTCCTTGCCCGCGATGGTGCAATTTACCAGAAAGTTTTTAACATGCTTTATGATGATGTTCCAAATGAATATGTCCTGTGGTCTAGAATTGCAAATGCCAAGTATTCGCTGGAATTTGATAAATATGAATTTATTAAAAGGATAATTATTCATAGAGCATTTAATAAAGATGCACCTATGACAATTGAAGAAGTGTTTAAATCTGTTAATTTAGATAATCTTATAGGGGTTTTACAAGAATATGATTTACAGGCAGATTGTGTATTGACCCCTGATAATAAAGATTTACTTGAAGAATTGCTTATAGAGAATTGGGATTTAGTTTTAGACACAATGAAAATTCAAAGAGGTTTGTGTCGTTCTTATTTGACGGATATTATTGGTAATGCAAAAAAAATTGCTATTGTTGATGTTGGATGGGTGGGGTCTGGACCTACAGGATTAAAAAAAATAATACATAAAGATTATAAATTAGATTGTGAAGTTTCATGTTTTCTTGCTGCTTTTTGTTCATTTGATGTTACTAATAATTTGGATTTGTTGATGGATAATACTATTGAACCATATATGTTTTCTCGTTGCTATAATAGACTGAATTATGATTTTCATAGAAAAAAAAATAACGGCATAAATAATATTCTTATGGAAATGTTTACCCAAAATACAACTCCAAGTTTTTCAGGATGGAATGATGATGGTGATTTTATTTTTGATTTTCCAGAAATTGAAAATTATGAATTAATTAGTGAAATTCATAAAGGAATTTTTGATTTTTGCTCAAA
Above is a window of Treponema rectale DNA encoding:
- a CDS encoding phosphoenolpyruvate carboxykinase (GTP), with translation MAIKTIDEIKNPKIKAWVEECVKMCEPDNVVICDGSNEEYDRLMKKCVDAGLATPLAKKAHSYLFRSLPSDVARVESRTFISSVKEEDAGPTNHWIDPKELKATMKGLYTGCMHGRTMYLIPFCMGPLGSPIAKYGIELTDSEYVVLNMDIMTRAGEKVWQYLGDDFVPCLHSVGKPLNNGEKDNGVWPCADVEHKYISQFPEEHLIWSYGSGYGGNALLGKKCFALRIATVIARDEGWLAEHMLILKLTNPQGEVKYVTGAFPSACGKTNLAMLIPTIPGWKVETVGDDIAWMKFGKDGRLYAINPEAGFFGVAPGTSAESNKNALVSAEKNTIFTNCALTEDGDVWWEGIGYPAKGKLVDWKGQTRDALPKDKSPKGEEFAHPNARFTAPAKQCPCIASDWESPEGVPISAILFGGRRPSTVPLVHQARNWNHGVFLGSIVGSEITAASTINAAEVGKIRRDPFAILPFCGYNMGDYFAHWIEVGAKADQDKLPKIFYVNWFRKDENNKDLPGGFMWPGYGDNSRVLAWIFDRCDGKDNAVETPIGFMPKEGALNTDGLADCYKKTLPEILKVDVDGWLKEVKDIRENHYPKFGKHLPKELTACLDDLEKRLQAAK
- a CDS encoding HAD family hydrolase, translating into MNIETKEKIYRFLVSRNRNINGEYCTYKKQNPDYHGHPVRNFIKIFRLNFHYRILRSKKPLYYKSVNAVRLPYLDGSESEAFKRQNVMHFAKGLLQYDVISFDIFDTLILRPFAKPTDLFLLIGHALEIPDFYQIRINAEKKVRQEKFEKTGNYEITISDIYKVIERRTGISADKGIQTELEYEKRYCFANPYMKRVYDMLVELGKKIIITSDMYIPGEQMKEILTSCGYTNYENLYVSCDYGTSKRSGGLYEIVKSDYEGKAIVHVGDNYASDINSANDCGLDTRFYRNCHEIGNKYRSEGMSEIIGSAYAGIINTHLHNGDKTYSSYYEYGFIYGGLYVLGYCHWIHEKCKKEGIEKVLFLARDGAIYQKVFNMLYDDVPNEYVLWSRIANAKYSLEFDKYEFIKRIIIHRAFNKDAPMTIEEVFKSVNLDNLIGVLQEYDLQADCVLTPDNKDLLEELLIENWDLVLDTMKIQRGLCRSYLTDIIGNAKKIAIVDVGWVGSGPTGLKKIIHKDYKLDCEVSCFLAAFCSFDVTNNLDLLMDNTIEPYMFSRCYNRLNYDFHRKKNNGINNILMEMFTQNTTPSFSGWNDDGDFIFDFPEIENYELISEIHKGIFDFCSKYKLTFFNDDFLFNISGYDAYTQFRFAIKNLKLAKLLFGNCIFARNIGFDGTKLNKYFK